The genomic interval GAGCCGCCGAACTTCTGGACGATGAGAGACACGCGTGAGCACTCCAGGTTGAGGGGAACGGACTCATCCTACCGAGGCCCGGATACGCGCTTGCGCACACGCGAGCCCGGCATGCACATGCGTGCAGCGGGGCGCCCACATCGCACTCGTCACGCGTGGAGCCGTTCGCCGTTCGCCGGCATCCCCTCCGCGAGGTTCTCGTCGTCGACGCGGATGTCGGCGAACCGCATCGGAAGCCCCTGCGCGACGAGGGGGTTCGCCCGATCCATGAGCTGCGCGTGCACGTGCGGCTCGCTGCTGTTGCCCGAGTTGCCGCAGAGCCCGACCACCTGGCCGGCCTCCACACGCTCCCCCACCGTCACGGCAGCCGAGCCCTGCTTCAGGTGCGCGACCAGCGCGAACACCCCATCATCGCCGCGGATGATCACGTGGTTGCCGATGACGAAGCCGGGCCCGCCGAGCTCGCGGATCGACCCCTCGACGACCATCATGTAGAGCACCGAGATCATCGACGAGCGTGCGCGGTGGTCGCGCCGCCAGTCGGATGCGGCGACGACGACGCCGTCGATCATCGCGTGCACGGGGGCGCCGAAGGCGGGATAGTCGGCCGACGAGCGCCAGGCACCCCCTGCGCCGAACGGGGGTCGTTCGGCGTCGTCGGGCACGGCGACGAGGTCGATCGCATACGCCTGTCCGTACGCCCGGACGCCATGGCTGGGAACCTGCGAGGCGGGACTGTTGAGTGCGAGCCACCGCCCGCTCACCGGAGGGCGAACGACGATCGGCGTCCGCTCCGGCAGCAGCCGCGCGCCGAGCGCAGCCAGGATGAGGGCCGCCGCGAACAGACCGACGCCAAGGGTGCCGAGCACCCCTCTCGCTCGCTCGACGCCTGCCGGGAACTCGAACGGCGCGGTCACGGCGATCGCGACCAGCAGCGGTACCCCGATGGCCAGCAGCACGCCCCGCACGCGGTACGCCGCATGCAGCGCGCGCATCACCGCTCCGCCCCCACGAGGCACGCGAGCAGAGGCACGACGCGCTGCGCCGGCACCTCGTACGCTCCGCGTCCCGCCTGCCGCAGCCATCCCACCGCGAGCAGCTGCCTCAGGTGGTGGTGCAGCTGGCCCGTCGTGCCGAGGCCGTCGATCGCCGCGAGCTCGGAGGTCGCGCGCGTCCCCGCGAGGATGTGCCGCAGGAGTTCGAGGCGCACGGGGTGGCCGAGTGCGGCGAAGGCCGAGGCGCGCTCGGTCCACTCGGATTCGAGCAGCGCGTCGGCATGCGCACCCTGCTGCCACGACACGGGCTCGCCGGTGGGAAGCGAGAGCTCGCCCACGAGCATGACCGCGCCGCGCGCGTCGTCGCCATCGGCCGCGAGCCGCTCGCGGAGGCCTCCGAGTGCCCAGAAGACGTCCGGATCGAGCGCAGGCGTCGCCTGATGAGCGTTCGCGGTACCGCGGGATTCGAGTCGGTCGAGCCTCTCGGAGAGGCGGCGCAGCTCGGCGCGAAGGTCGTCATTCTCGGCACTCATACCGAGATGCTACATAAGTGCGTATTTACGTATGAGCGATGCGGCGACTCAGTCGACGACGCGACGCCCCTCGAAGGCGCGACCGAGCGTGACCTCATCTGCGTACTCGAGGTCGCCGCCGACCGGCAGGCCCGAGGCGAGTCGCGTGACCCGCAGGCCCGGCTGCACGAGCAGTCGCGTGAGATAGGTGGCGGTCGCCTCCCCCTCGAGGTTCGGGTCGGTGGCGATGATGACCTCGGTGACATCCGTCGATGCGAGGCGCTTCAGCAGCTGGCCGATGCGGAGGTCATCGGGGCCGATGCCGTCGATCGGGCTGATGGCGCCGCCGAGCACGTGGTAAAGCCCCCGGAACTCGCGCGTGCGCTCGATCGCGACGACATCCTTCGCCTCCTCGACGACGCAGATGATGGCGCTGTTGCGTCGCGGGTCGCGGCAGATCCCGCACAGGTCCTGCTCGGAGACGTTGCCGCACACCTGGCAGAACTTCACCTTGTCGCGGATGACGGTGAGGATCTCCGCCAGCCGGGTGGTGTCGAAGCTCTCGGTCTGCAGGATGTGGAACGCGATGCGCTGTGCGGACTTCGGGCCGATGCCCGGCAGACGGCCGAGCTCGTCGATGAGGTCCTGGACGATTCCCTCGTACATGCCTTACTGCCCCGGCTCTTCCACGAGACGCACAGGCCGATCCTGCGGTGCCAGCTGCTCCTCCTCGATGAAGCTCGCCTTGAGAACCTCGCGCACGACAGCCTCGCCGTAGCGCCCGGGACGGTTCGGATTCGAGGATGCGGGCGCGGGTCCGCGCTTCGCCGGAGCTGCCGCCTTGGCGGGAGCCGCGGCCGCCGCTTGAGCGTGGGCGGACTGCGAACTGGGACGCGCGGCCGGCGGGCGCGCAGCCTGCTGGCGGCCCGGGCCACCGCCGCCGAAGCCGCGGTCAGCGGGGGGCTCGGGGGCGCCTTCCTCCGGGGGCGCGTCGGCGTCGTCGAGCGGCGGGATGTCGTCATCCACACCAGGATCGGCGGGCTGCGTGGCGCGCTTCGCGGGGGCGGATGAGGCAGGAGCCGCCTTCGGTGCGGCAGCGGAAGCGGGCGCAGACGGCGCAGACGCGGGAGCGGCGTCCGTGTTCGCACCCGACTCGGTGGCTCCGGGGATCGCGGTGACATTCCAGCCGGTGGTCGCGACCTTCGGCTGGGGAACGGGGGCAGCCGCGGTGCTCGCCGCCGCCGGCGCCGCGGCAGCGCTTGCGGCCGCAGGGGCAGCGGCGGCCTGGGCGCCCTCGACGCGCGCGACGAACTTGACGCGAGCGCCGAGCACGCGGCTGATCGCGGTGCGCAGGTGCTCGCTCACGCTCTCGCCCGCACCCTGCGCCTGACGGAAGCTCTGCACATCGTTGTCGCTCGGGAAGGTGAGGGTGAGCACGTCACCCTCGAACGCCCGCACCGACGAGGTGTAGACGACCATCCAGGATTGGCGCTTGATCGACTGCACGACCTCGAGGATCTCGGGCCACGCGTCGCGCACCTGCTGGACGGTGAGCGGCGCCGACGGATCGCGCGGGGCGCGCTGCGGGGCGGCGGATGGTGCTGCTGCAGCGGGAGCCGGGGCAGGCGCAGCCGATGCGGCCGCAGCCGATGCGGCCGGGGCGGATGCGGCGCGTGCCGGGCTCTCCGCGGCGGGGGCCGACGCCGCCGGTTCCGCGGGCGAAGGTGCGGGCGCCGCCGCAGGTGAAGCCGCGGGCGAAGGTGCGGGAGCGCCCGCGGCCGCGGGCGCGCGCGGCGCGGAAGCCACGACGGGCCCCGCATCCGCACCCTCGATGCCGATGCGACGTTCCAGGCGCTCGACGCGCGCGAGGGCGCCGCGTTCGGTGTCATCCGACGAGGGCACGAGCAGGCGCGCGGCCATGAGCTCGAGGTGCAGGCGCGGTGAGGTGGCGCCCGTCATCTCGGTGAGAGCCGAGTTGACTACGTCCGCTGCGCGCGACAGCTCGACCTGGCCGTACGCACTCGCCTGGTGCTGCATGCGCTCGATCTCGTCGGCGGGCACACCGCGCAGCACCGCTGCCGCGTGGTCGCGGGTGGCGGCGACGACGATGAGGTCGCGCAGACGCTCGAGCAGATCCTCGACGAAGCGACGCGGATCCTGACCCGTCTGGATGACGCGATCGATTCCCGAGAACACGCCCTGCGCATCCCGTGCGGCGAGCGCGTCGACGATCTCGTCGAGCAGGGCGCCGTGCGTGTAGCCGAGCAGCGCGACGGCGCGCTCGTAGGAGATGAGACGGTCCTCGGATCCGGCCATGAGCTGGTCGAGCAGAGAGAGGGTGTCGCGCACCGATCCGGTGCCTGCACGGACGACGAGCGGCAGCACGCCGCCTTCGACCTCGATGCTCTCCTCGACGCACATCTGCTGCACGTAGTCGAGCATGAGTGCGGGCGGCACCAGGCGGAACGGGTAGTGGTGGGTGCGCGAGCGGATCGTGCCGATGACCTTCTCGGGCTCGGTCGTCGCGAAGATGAACTTGACGTGCTCGGGCGGCTCCTCGACGAGCTTCAGCAGCGCGTTGAAGCCCGCCGACGTGACCATGTGGGCCTCGTCGATGATGAAGATCTTGTAGCGGTCGCGAGAGGGAGCGAAGGCGGCGCGCTCGCGCAGATCGCGGGCGTCTTCCACGCCTCCGTTGCTCGCGGCGTCCATCTCGACGACGTCAAGCGATCCGCCGCCGTCGCGCGCGAGCTCACGGCAGCTGGGGCAGGTGCCGCACGGGGTGTCGGTGGGGCCTTCGGCGCAGTTGAGGCAGCGGGCGAGGATGCGCGCACTCGTGGTCTTGCCGCAGCCGCGGGGACCGGAGAAGAGGTACGCGTGGTTGACGCGGTCGGTGCGCAGAGCGGTGCGCAGCGGATCCGTCACCTGGGTCTGCCCGATGAGCTCGGCGAACGTCTCGGGGCGATAG from Salinibacterium sp. ZJ70 carries:
- a CDS encoding DNA polymerase III subunit gamma and tau, whose protein sequence is MVTALYRRYRPETFAELIGQTQVTDPLRTALRTDRVNHAYLFSGPRGCGKTTSARILARCLNCAEGPTDTPCGTCPSCRELARDGGGSLDVVEMDAASNGGVEDARDLRERAAFAPSRDRYKIFIIDEAHMVTSAGFNALLKLVEEPPEHVKFIFATTEPEKVIGTIRSRTHHYPFRLVPPALMLDYVQQMCVEESIEVEGGVLPLVVRAGTGSVRDTLSLLDQLMAGSEDRLISYERAVALLGYTHGALLDEIVDALAARDAQGVFSGIDRVIQTGQDPRRFVEDLLERLRDLIVVAATRDHAAAVLRGVPADEIERMQHQASAYGQVELSRAADVVNSALTEMTGATSPRLHLELMAARLLVPSSDDTERGALARVERLERRIGIEGADAGPVVASAPRAPAAAGAPAPSPAASPAAAPAPSPAEPAASAPAAESPARAASAPAASAAAASAAPAPAPAAAAPSAAPQRAPRDPSAPLTVQQVRDAWPEILEVVQSIKRQSWMVVYTSSVRAFEGDVLTLTFPSDNDVQSFRQAQGAGESVSEHLRTAISRVLGARVKFVARVEGAQAAAAPAAASAAAAPAAASTAAAPVPQPKVATTGWNVTAIPGATESGANTDAAPASAPSAPASAAAPKAAPASSAPAKRATQPADPGVDDDIPPLDDADAPPEEGAPEPPADRGFGGGGPGRQQAARPPAARPSSQSAHAQAAAAAPAKAAAPAKRGPAPASSNPNRPGRYGEAVVREVLKASFIEEEQLAPQDRPVRLVEEPGQ
- the recR gene encoding recombination mediator RecR, which translates into the protein MYEGIVQDLIDELGRLPGIGPKSAQRIAFHILQTESFDTTRLAEILTVIRDKVKFCQVCGNVSEQDLCGICRDPRRNSAIICVVEEAKDVVAIERTREFRGLYHVLGGAISPIDGIGPDDLRIGQLLKRLASTDVTEVIIATDPNLEGEATATYLTRLLVQPGLRVTRLASGLPVGGDLEYADEVTLGRAFEGRRVVD
- a CDS encoding M23 family metallopeptidase, yielding MRALHAAYRVRGVLLAIGVPLLVAIAVTAPFEFPAGVERARGVLGTLGVGLFAAALILAALGARLLPERTPIVVRPPVSGRWLALNSPASQVPSHGVRAYGQAYAIDLVAVPDDAERPPFGAGGAWRSSADYPAFGAPVHAMIDGVVVAASDWRRDHRARSSMISVLYMMVVEGSIRELGGPGFVIGNHVIIRGDDGVFALVAHLKQGSAAVTVGERVEAGQVVGLCGNSGNSSEPHVHAQLMDRANPLVAQGLPMRFADIRVDDENLAEGMPANGERLHA
- a CDS encoding helix-turn-helix transcriptional regulator, with product MSAENDDLRAELRRLSERLDRLESRGTANAHQATPALDPDVFWALGGLRERLAADGDDARGAVMLVGELSLPTGEPVSWQQGAHADALLESEWTERASAFAALGHPVRLELLRHILAGTRATSELAAIDGLGTTGQLHHHLRQLLAVGWLRQAGRGAYEVPAQRVVPLLACLVGAER